A window of Rhododendron vialii isolate Sample 1 chromosome 11a, ASM3025357v1 genomic DNA:
GTTTCgagcggggccgaacatgtggttcggtcgggtacaggttcattttttgaaaaaaaaaaatcagtttttggttcggggctcggggtgttgtttttcttacccaacccgacccgaccaaacccgaccaattcatatagattacttcggttttggtcggacctgacccgaccaaaaaaatcgggcaCGCGGACGATTATTCCCACTCTTTTGGTTCGGGTTCGGAGCCAAAAATTTCGATACCCGACCCGTCttacccgtgcacacccctaagcGCGATGATGCTGCATGAGAAGCACGACTAGAGGCCCGTTTAGTACAGCATCTCGAGGAACAGTTAGAATTGCTTAGAAAGAAACTAATTGCCATGACGGTTGCTAACAATGTGCCCCGCCGTCAAGCCCCCAATCCACGTTACGTAGGGGAGGAGGGAGATGATTATGTAAAGGATGAAAATGAATACCCATTTGAATATGCCACGGAGGGCAGGGCGAAGCCAAGAACTTTTGTTACAGTATATCATAttcaacttatttttcttttatttgctaattgaataaaatgattaaattaAGGGGTTAATTATAGAGTAAATATGTGataattttatgtgattttacttTAAAATTGAGAAGGAATTTTTAAATATTGAAATGATGCATCTTAGTGTCAGCTATTTGATGTTTGAAGCAAGGTAGAGCAATTTAAAAGCtttttgtggggtcaaaatagaaaaatttaGTTTCAAATGTAAAATGTCTTGGTGAGAAATCAAAGTAATCCCACTCATATAACCATGGCTCCATGCTTAACAGAGGGGAGGACCCGAAGGTAACCTATCATTATTGGAATGATGGTCTTGACAACCACCGTCCGCTAATTGATTTTGTGGCACGAATGGTTAACTTTTGAAACATACAAATCTTCATATTGTACATGTTCTTACCCAAACGTGAGTCAGTCCGTCAACGTTTTGATTTCTATTGCCCATTAAATGAATCAATCTTCCAATCATACataaataaaagtgaaaaaagataataaagaaaataatataACAGAATTacgaaatttttaaaaaaaatagttagataaataaaagttaaaaaaaaatacaaactgaAAAAGGGGGAGGTAAAACAGTCAAAGGGGTGATGGGGCCGGGGAATATTTGTCACGGGCACGAGAAGAGAATTACTTTTTATAGTCATCAGACACCTATCACATCAAATCCTATTAATTTATGGGTTAGAGCAACTATAAGAATATACACAAACATGAAACCTGCccaaactgagagagagagagagagagagagatggggaggCCATCCATAAGTGCAATGCTACTTTGTTCAATGTTGATAGCCACGCCAATGGTTCACTGCATAGCTCAAGGACCAAAAGCTGTGGAAGATTGGTTCCAAAACCTCAGCCACAAAAAGGAGAAGGTAACAAAGCTTCACTTCTACTTTCACGACAATGTCAGTGGCAAGAACCCAACAGCCGTCCAAGTAGCCAAAGCCAACACGACCTTCACCTCACCCACGTTTTTCGGCCTGGTCAACGTAATCGACGACCCATTGACGGTTGGGCCAGAACCCGATTCAACAATTGTGGGCCGAGCCCAGGGGTTTTACGGTTTGGATAGACTGGAGCAGTTGGGCCTGATCATGACTTTGAACTTTGTCTTCACTACCGGAAAATACAAGGGTAGCACTCTCAGCGTCTTGGGCCAGAATCAGGTACTTGAGACATACCGCAAGCTCCCCATCGTCGGCGGATCCGGTGTTTTCCGACTAGCGCGTGGGATTGCCACAGCGAAGACGAATTTGTTCAACCTAACCACGGGTGATGCTGTGGCTGAGTACCATGTTATTGTCATTCATTATTGAGTACCTCATCATTGCCCCCAGTACtttaccctctctctttcctgTCGTCTTTATGCTATGATATGGTAGTATATCACTAGCGGGCATCTTTTATGACGTATTTTCTAATAGATTATCTTATTTGCGTATGTTGTGCGTCTTTAAAACAaaaaggttttattttttagagtaTTTGGACCGGTTTTTAGAGTATTTGGACCGGTTTATGCTTATCTCGACTACTCTCTGAATATCAATCCGAATGTTCTAGaatcaaaaagaaaactttATAAAAGAAAGTGGATCCAACTGCTCTCTGTTTTGCTGACACCCGGCTGCACCCGTCGAACCACTCCATTCAGTTTTTCTCCCATTTTAATACTTCTTAACCTCGTTACCCACAACCCCACAATTTGAATCAAGCTTACTCTTTTGGTT
This region includes:
- the LOC131308063 gene encoding dirigent protein 23-like, translating into MGRPSISAMLLCSMLIATPMVHCIAQGPKAVEDWFQNLSHKKEKVTKLHFYFHDNVSGKNPTAVQVAKANTTFTSPTFFGLVNVIDDPLTVGPEPDSTIVGRAQGFYGLDRLEQLGLIMTLNFVFTTGKYKGSTLSVLGQNQVLETYRKLPIVGGSGVFRLARGIATAKTNLFNLTTGDAVAEYHVIVIHY